In a single window of the Candidatus Krumholzibacteriia bacterium genome:
- a CDS encoding YCF48-related protein — protein sequence MRAFLFFLAISLALSASEWDWLGGGVIRSIESPAPGVLVTAEDGGRVRFIEDYGAVQTFLDTGDERNLHALCLLGADHAWVTGGMGGGCGNTAPDSLVDGTTLHTADAGANWTKLANPNLPDERMQWEAVGFVSPENGVVAGWQHGSQSGAPRCDVWTVNRVSAIYHTSDGGQNWNSALRFVGSDAWFTDVEFATAACGWASRTYASFGTDERLYRTLDGGASWTPVTTGLDTGLRGMVAVSASYAIAVGDQGHILRTVDGVNWSESPSPTTTKLMDVDARGNMAWAVGENGVILRSEDTGASWTQVTCPVPSKLRDVSAASESEVWAAGEFGAILLSLDGGLNWDIVEIAPAATSLYAVEAAPSGNVYAAGLYGKAVHSADEGESWTEITGLENTLKAIDFPSPSIGWIGGGMSDAAFLWKTEDGGNSWTAQDPGPRAVRALDIHDTLHGWALTSVDPYTTRPRRTVDGGTTWTNLGDLTTARGKDLRFLTEDLGFVAGERPPEYGAKGRVWRTTNGGANWATVHNEVDYDFIRFDVVDGEAGGLVAAIGYSWMVPPERALLVLSRDGGNTWEHALSVTGWAGDALVLRGSEIWVAGGGGRILYSQDNGQSWTPERSHATERIYSMSMNPESDAIYASGINGLLLRRAISPPTAVDLPMEAGQLRISSLMNPGKGKLRLRIFGASAGLCRMEIYDVQGRLQKSMEILRSREGGFDLLWDGKDAGGRNVSGVFLAKLRDGAGREASIKLTRLH from the coding sequence ATGCGCGCTTTCCTGTTCTTTCTTGCGATATCGCTTGCTCTGTCGGCTTCTGAGTGGGACTGGCTTGGCGGAGGAGTGATCCGTTCCATTGAAAGTCCTGCTCCCGGCGTGCTGGTGACGGCTGAAGACGGAGGGCGCGTCCGCTTTATTGAAGACTACGGAGCAGTTCAGACTTTTCTCGATACGGGGGACGAACGCAATCTCCACGCCCTCTGCCTGCTCGGAGCCGATCATGCCTGGGTGACCGGCGGCATGGGCGGCGGCTGCGGGAACACGGCCCCTGATTCTCTGGTCGATGGCACTACCCTGCACACAGCGGACGCGGGGGCCAACTGGACAAAGCTCGCCAACCCGAACCTTCCCGATGAAAGAATGCAGTGGGAGGCCGTGGGATTTGTCAGCCCGGAGAACGGGGTCGTAGCAGGCTGGCAACATGGAAGCCAGAGTGGCGCGCCGCGCTGTGATGTCTGGACGGTCAACCGTGTGTCAGCGATTTATCACACCAGCGATGGTGGGCAGAACTGGAACAGCGCCTTGCGCTTCGTGGGTTCAGACGCCTGGTTCACGGATGTTGAATTCGCCACAGCCGCCTGTGGCTGGGCAAGTCGCACCTATGCCAGCTTCGGCACGGATGAAAGACTGTACCGGACTCTCGATGGGGGTGCTTCCTGGACCCCGGTCACAACGGGCCTGGACACGGGACTTCGTGGCATGGTGGCCGTCAGTGCGAGCTATGCGATTGCCGTGGGCGATCAGGGACACATTCTTCGTACCGTCGATGGGGTGAACTGGTCGGAATCCCCGAGTCCCACGACGACGAAACTCATGGATGTCGATGCGCGGGGCAACATGGCCTGGGCGGTGGGAGAAAACGGGGTCATTCTCAGAAGCGAGGACACGGGAGCAAGCTGGACACAGGTGACATGCCCAGTGCCTAGTAAGCTCCGGGATGTTTCCGCAGCTTCAGAATCCGAGGTCTGGGCAGCCGGAGAATTCGGAGCCATTCTCTTGAGTCTCGACGGAGGACTGAACTGGGATATCGTCGAGATCGCTCCGGCGGCCACTTCTCTCTACGCAGTGGAAGCTGCCCCTTCGGGCAATGTCTATGCTGCGGGATTGTATGGCAAGGCCGTCCACAGTGCTGACGAGGGAGAAAGCTGGACGGAGATCACCGGCCTGGAGAACACGCTGAAGGCCATTGATTTCCCCTCCCCTTCGATTGGATGGATTGGGGGAGGCATGAGTGATGCCGCCTTCCTCTGGAAGACCGAAGACGGGGGAAACAGCTGGACAGCGCAGGATCCCGGCCCTCGAGCCGTCCGCGCGCTGGACATTCATGACACGCTTCATGGCTGGGCTCTCACTTCGGTGGATCCCTATACGACCCGACCTCGCCGCACAGTAGACGGAGGAACTACCTGGACGAACCTGGGCGACCTGACGACCGCACGCGGCAAGGATCTTCGTTTCCTTACAGAGGATCTGGGTTTCGTGGCAGGCGAGCGTCCTCCCGAGTATGGAGCAAAGGGTCGTGTCTGGCGCACGACCAACGGAGGCGCCAACTGGGCGACTGTTCACAATGAAGTGGACTACGACTTCATCCGCTTCGATGTCGTTGATGGGGAAGCAGGCGGTCTGGTTGCGGCCATCGGCTACTCTTGGATGGTTCCGCCAGAACGCGCTCTGCTGGTGCTGAGCCGTGACGGAGGAAACACCTGGGAGCATGCCCTGAGTGTCACCGGATGGGCGGGCGATGCCCTGGTCCTTCGCGGCTCGGAGATCTGGGTTGCGGGAGGCGGCGGGCGAATCCTCTACAGCCAGGACAACGGACAAAGCTGGACACCCGAACGAAGCCATGCGACCGAGCGGATCTACTCCATGAGCATGAATCCGGAGAGTGATGCCATCTATGCTAGCGGCATCAATGGGCTCCTGCTTCGAAGAGCCATCAGTCCGCCCACGGCCGTGGACCTGCCCATGGAAGCAGGACAACTCCGCATCTCTTCACTCATGAATCCCGGTAAGGGTAAACTCCGTCTTCGGATCTTTGGAGCTTCCGCTGGACTCTGCCGGATGGAAATCTACGATGTTCAGGGACGGCTTCAAAAGAGCATGGAAATCCTGCGAAGCCGCGAGGGTGGTTTTGATCTTCTCTGGGACGGAAAAGATGCAGGAGGACGCAATGTTTCCGGGGTCTTTCTTGCAAAACTCCGGGACGGAGCAGGCCGGGAAGCTTCGATCAAGTTGACCCGACTGCACTAG
- a CDS encoding HD-GYP domain-containing protein: MERLDQQIRVLLYEYSMAIGADLELKPMLRSSLSILMRHLNCSGGVVFQFSDREEEDLEPVISIPRNLCHTSRSDDIRAMLLKKSRTEQVPDLFLPEGNESADSSSYVLPLSDFGYLVLFKSGERLREQILKSLQPMNRKLAAACHACVQAEATGRSHQEMLRAHRELLSKTSELESSRMALLNMMEDMRGRDQALKESYEGLKRAMMGTVEAMAVAVEHRDPYTAGHQKRVALLAEAIAREMGLDLHTIEGIRLGATVHDLGKIRVPAEILNKPGRLTPQEFEIIKIHPEAGYEILKGVDFPWPIAEIAHQHQERMDGSGYPQGLIGEEICLEARIVSVADVCEAISSHRPYRPARGLEEAVEHLREYRGVWFYAEAVDVCLKLLGKGFRFDQEGAEGLWAPAS, translated from the coding sequence ATGGAGAGGCTGGACCAGCAAATTCGGGTACTCCTCTACGAGTATTCCATGGCGATTGGTGCCGATCTGGAACTGAAACCCATGCTGCGTTCCAGTCTGTCTATTCTGATGAGGCACCTGAACTGCTCCGGGGGCGTGGTTTTCCAGTTTTCCGATCGGGAAGAGGAGGATCTGGAACCTGTGATCTCCATTCCCAGAAACCTCTGCCACACATCCCGGTCTGATGACATTCGGGCGATGCTGCTGAAGAAAAGCAGGACGGAACAGGTTCCCGACCTCTTCCTTCCGGAGGGCAATGAATCCGCAGACAGTTCTTCTTATGTGCTGCCTCTGTCTGACTTCGGCTATCTGGTTCTGTTCAAGAGCGGGGAAAGACTTCGGGAGCAGATCCTCAAGAGCCTTCAGCCCATGAACCGCAAACTTGCGGCTGCTTGCCATGCCTGTGTCCAGGCGGAGGCGACGGGTCGAAGCCACCAGGAGATGCTGCGTGCTCACCGGGAACTGCTTTCCAAGACCAGTGAGCTGGAAAGTAGTCGTATGGCTTTGCTCAACATGATGGAAGACATGCGAGGCAGGGATCAGGCGCTCAAGGAAAGCTACGAGGGTCTCAAGAGAGCGATGATGGGAACGGTGGAAGCCATGGCCGTGGCCGTCGAGCATCGCGATCCCTACACGGCGGGTCATCAGAAACGGGTCGCCCTGCTGGCCGAGGCCATTGCCCGGGAGATGGGACTCGACCTTCATACAATCGAAGGCATTCGCCTCGGAGCTACGGTTCATGATCTGGGCAAGATTCGTGTCCCCGCAGAAATCCTCAACAAGCCCGGCCGACTGACTCCCCAGGAGTTCGAGATCATCAAGATCCATCCCGAGGCCGGCTATGAAATCCTCAAGGGGGTCGATTTCCCCTGGCCCATCGCTGAGATCGCGCATCAGCACCAGGAGAGGATGGATGGGTCCGGCTATCCGCAGGGCCTGATCGGCGAAGAGATTTGTTTGGAGGCAAGAATCGTTTCCGTTGCCGATGTCTGCGAAGCCATCTCCTCCCATCGCCCCTACCGCCCGGCCCGGGGACTGGAGGAGGCGGTCGAACATCTTCGGGAGTATCGGGGAGTCTGGTTCTACGCAGAAGCCGTGGATGTTTGTCTCAAGCTTCTGGGCAAGGGTTTCCGCTTTGACCAGGAGGGCGCCGAAGGTCTTTGGGCCCCCGCGTCCTGA
- a CDS encoding FIST N-terminal domain-containing protein: MRIEVDRSGTLEALSEVLSRMQKDPEVKGVLLLSCDANGFNPPELDPLLMRDLPIFGGIFPEIIHGREKLEKGSIALGLPTAPRIHLLRGLSDMEADYDELLDEAIPDLGTARTAVVLVDGFAKRIAALVDSLFNVFGLEINYVGGGAGSLSMVQKPCLFTPQGFVEDAALLALLDLQSGVGVSHGWESVAGPFTVTEVDRNVIHTLNWRPAFEVYREVVEDHAAASLSEENFFDLAKHYPFGINKIDTERIIRDPFSVGEGGSLICVGEVPRDSLVDIMNGESQNLVRAAATALELARDDYEGGPGPRQRIFMDCISRTLCLEEGFSKELDAVYEEGKPLVGALTIGEIANSGRDYLEFYNKTAVVAVLEG, encoded by the coding sequence ATGCGCATTGAAGTGGATCGAAGCGGTACGCTGGAAGCCCTGTCTGAAGTCCTTTCCAGGATGCAGAAAGACCCGGAGGTGAAGGGAGTTCTTCTCCTGTCCTGTGATGCAAACGGATTCAATCCTCCGGAACTGGATCCCCTCCTGATGAGGGACCTGCCGATCTTTGGCGGTATCTTTCCGGAGATCATTCACGGAAGAGAGAAACTGGAGAAGGGCAGCATTGCTCTCGGGCTTCCGACGGCTCCCCGGATTCATCTGCTACGGGGACTGAGCGACATGGAGGCCGACTATGACGAGCTTCTCGATGAAGCCATTCCGGATCTGGGCACTGCCCGAACGGCGGTGGTTCTTGTCGATGGTTTCGCCAAGCGCATTGCGGCTCTGGTGGACAGTCTCTTCAATGTCTTCGGTCTGGAAATCAACTATGTAGGCGGCGGTGCCGGCTCCCTGTCCATGGTGCAAAAGCCCTGTCTCTTCACTCCCCAGGGATTCGTGGAAGATGCCGCTCTTCTGGCTCTTCTCGATCTTCAAAGCGGAGTGGGTGTGTCTCACGGATGGGAGTCCGTAGCAGGGCCATTTACCGTGACAGAGGTGGACAGGAATGTGATTCACACCCTGAACTGGCGCCCGGCTTTTGAGGTCTACCGGGAAGTGGTGGAAGACCACGCTGCCGCTTCGCTCAGCGAGGAGAACTTCTTCGACCTGGCCAAGCACTACCCTTTCGGGATCAACAAGATCGACACGGAGCGCATCATTCGGGATCCCTTTAGCGTCGGGGAGGGGGGGAGCCTGATTTGTGTGGGAGAAGTTCCCCGAGACTCCCTGGTAGACATCATGAATGGAGAATCGCAGAATCTGGTTCGAGCAGCCGCCACGGCTCTTGAGCTTGCTCGGGACGACTACGAAGGCGGCCCCGGACCCCGACAGCGGATCTTCATGGATTGCATTTCCCGGACACTTTGTCTGGAAGAGGGCTTTTCGAAGGAACTCGACGCGGTCTATGAAGAAGGAAAGCCGCTGGTGGGGGCTCTTACCATCGGTGAAATCGCAAACAGCGGGCGCGACTATCTGGAGTTTTACAACAAGACGGCAGTTGTTGCTGTGCTGGAGGGCTAA
- a CDS encoding PAS domain S-box protein, with the protein MWILSSDPERRVREDLEDQLRAERAAFKIIAESSLGDFDLVGLCQQVLNGLLSTLSLQFGTLRLYDPDRKELKPTAISGLSTRLANRMAPCRELDDRRFTAAWVARNMKPIFAPRVRNHWVYEKYRERMDELRIRALLSYPLIGSSGDLLGVLQLVHRKPISLSENDRHFFVTVADMTATAIESKQRELKLQKSEEKTRALLSVMPDLMFVADRNGMILDFKPSKRLELLMPSEQFMGRNMDDVLPRKVAKRSRGYMEKLFETGEMQVYKFSFIVKGGRAELETRLVKTGEDQVLALVRDVTARRRAEKALMESEERYRGMIEKQGEGIAIVDASERFFFANHVAEKVFGVPEGSLKGRSVFDFVEAESREGIREETARRIQGQRSTYPLTILRQDGEKRHLQITATPWMDEQGNFSGSFIIFRDDSDRVRAEEQVEEKVEELERFYRLAVERELKMVQLKAEVNELSRKLGKEAPYRIQEEEL; encoded by the coding sequence ATGTGGATACTTAGTAGCGATCCCGAGAGAAGAGTTCGGGAAGATCTGGAAGACCAGCTTCGCGCCGAGCGAGCCGCGTTCAAGATCATTGCGGAAAGCTCCTTGGGAGACTTTGACTTGGTGGGCTTGTGCCAGCAGGTTCTCAATGGTCTTCTTTCGACACTTTCCCTGCAGTTCGGTACCCTGCGCCTCTATGACCCCGACAGAAAAGAACTGAAACCGACAGCGATTTCGGGTCTTTCCACCCGTCTGGCCAACCGGATGGCTCCTTGCCGGGAACTGGATGATCGCCGGTTTACCGCGGCTTGGGTCGCCCGCAACATGAAGCCGATTTTCGCTCCCCGGGTTCGAAATCACTGGGTCTACGAGAAGTACCGCGAGCGCATGGATGAACTGCGTATCCGGGCCCTGCTTTCCTACCCGCTCATCGGTTCCTCGGGTGACTTGCTGGGTGTCCTTCAACTGGTTCACCGAAAACCCATCAGTTTGAGTGAAAACGATCGCCACTTCTTTGTGACGGTGGCCGACATGACCGCTACGGCGATTGAAAGCAAGCAGCGGGAATTGAAGCTTCAGAAGAGTGAAGAAAAGACCCGCGCCCTCCTCAGCGTCATGCCGGACCTGATGTTTGTCGCGGATCGCAATGGCATGATCCTCGACTTCAAACCATCCAAACGCCTGGAACTCCTCATGCCCTCTGAACAGTTCATGGGACGCAACATGGACGATGTGCTTCCGCGGAAGGTGGCCAAGAGGTCTCGCGGGTACATGGAGAAGCTCTTCGAGACGGGAGAAATGCAGGTCTACAAGTTCAGCTTCATTGTCAAGGGAGGTCGCGCGGAACTGGAAACTCGCCTGGTCAAGACCGGGGAGGATCAGGTTCTGGCCCTGGTTCGGGATGTGACGGCTCGCCGCCGTGCGGAGAAAGCCCTTATGGAGAGCGAGGAAAGATACCGGGGTATGATTGAGAAGCAGGGAGAAGGGATCGCGATTGTCGATGCGAGTGAACGATTTTTCTTTGCAAATCATGTGGCGGAAAAAGTCTTCGGAGTTCCCGAAGGAAGTCTCAAGGGACGAAGCGTTTTTGATTTCGTAGAAGCGGAATCCAGGGAAGGGATTCGAGAGGAGACCGCCCGGCGGATTCAGGGACAGCGAAGCACCTATCCCCTGACCATCCTGCGTCAGGACGGGGAGAAACGGCATCTTCAGATCACGGCCACTCCCTGGATGGATGAACAGGGCAATTTCTCCGGATCCTTCATCATTTTTCGGGATGACAGTGACCGGGTTCGAGCAGAGGAGCAGGTGGAAGAGAAAGTCGAGGAGCTCGAGCGTTTCTATCGTCTCGCCGTGGAGCGGGAACTGAAAATGGTTCAACTGAAGGCTGAGGTCAATGAGTTGAGCCGGAAGTTGGGCAAGGAAGCACCCTACAGGATTCAGGAGGAGGAACTCTAA
- a CDS encoding F0F1 ATP synthase subunit epsilon: MPSLHCKVVTPTGTLFDEKAASLRAPGFTGGFGVLPRHAPYLVRLQEGPLVLQDEKGGECFRLEVESGYCLVARDECTILVEKVKD; this comes from the coding sequence GTGCCTAGCCTCCACTGCAAGGTGGTTACCCCGACCGGGACTCTCTTTGACGAGAAGGCGGCCTCTCTTCGCGCTCCCGGCTTCACCGGTGGCTTCGGGGTTCTGCCCCGGCACGCACCCTATCTGGTGCGCCTTCAGGAAGGCCCTCTCGTTCTTCAGGACGAAAAGGGCGGAGAGTGTTTCCGTCTGGAAGTCGAAAGCGGATACTGCCTGGTGGCCCGCGACGAATGCACGATTCTCGTGGAGAAGGTGAAGGACTAG
- the atpD gene encoding F0F1 ATP synthase subunit beta: MSAKGKVVQIIGPVIDVEFPSNEIPEIMTALEIDTEVEGQKIRLTAEVQQHLGRDQVRAVAMSSTDGLVRGVEVTNTGAPISVPVGEGVLGRILNVLGEPVDEMGPVEADTRRSIHTPPPSFDQQEPKSEIFETGIKVIDLLAPYVRGGKIGLFGGAGVGKTVVIMELINNIAKEHGGYSVFCGVGERTREGNDLWLEMKESGVLDKTALIYGQMNEPPGARLRVGLSGLTVAEAFRDSGGGRDVLVFIDNIFRFTQAGSEVSALLGRMPSAVGYQPTLSTEMGALQERITTTSSGAITSVQAIYVPADDLTDPAPATTFSHLDATSVLSRPIAELGIYPAVDPLDSTSRILDPNILGQEHYQVARDVQLALQRYKDLQDIIAILGMDELSEEDKLTVQRARKIQRFLSQPFFVAEAFTGTPGIYVKLEDTIRSFKELVEGKWDHLPEQAFYYVGSIEEAAKKAEEMGVKSA, translated from the coding sequence ATGAGTGCCAAGGGGAAAGTAGTTCAGATCATCGGGCCGGTTATCGACGTGGAGTTTCCCTCCAACGAGATTCCCGAGATCATGACAGCCCTGGAAATCGACACCGAAGTCGAGGGCCAGAAGATTCGTCTGACTGCCGAGGTTCAGCAGCATCTGGGTCGGGACCAGGTGAGAGCGGTGGCCATGAGCAGTACGGACGGCCTGGTTCGCGGCGTTGAGGTGACGAATACGGGCGCCCCGATCAGCGTTCCCGTGGGCGAGGGTGTCCTTGGACGCATTCTCAATGTTCTCGGCGAGCCCGTGGATGAGATGGGACCCGTGGAAGCCGATACCCGTCGCTCCATTCACACCCCTCCTCCCAGCTTCGACCAACAGGAGCCGAAGAGTGAAATCTTCGAAACGGGCATCAAGGTCATCGACCTGCTCGCTCCCTATGTGCGGGGCGGCAAGATCGGTCTCTTCGGCGGAGCCGGCGTGGGGAAGACGGTGGTGATCATGGAACTGATCAACAACATCGCCAAGGAGCACGGCGGCTACTCCGTCTTCTGCGGTGTGGGCGAGCGAACCCGTGAGGGCAATGACCTCTGGCTGGAGATGAAAGAGTCCGGTGTTCTCGACAAGACCGCACTCATCTACGGACAGATGAACGAACCCCCCGGAGCCAGGCTTCGTGTGGGTCTGAGTGGACTGACAGTGGCCGAGGCCTTCCGCGACAGCGGTGGCGGCCGCGATGTTCTGGTCTTCATTGACAATATTTTCCGCTTCACGCAGGCGGGTTCTGAAGTATCCGCGCTCCTGGGCCGTATGCCCAGTGCGGTGGGATACCAGCCTACCCTGTCTACGGAAATGGGCGCCCTGCAGGAGCGCATTACGACGACCAGCTCCGGAGCGATTACTTCCGTGCAGGCCATCTATGTTCCCGCAGACGACCTGACCGACCCGGCTCCCGCGACTACCTTCAGTCACCTCGATGCCACATCGGTGCTTTCGCGTCCGATTGCAGAACTCGGCATCTACCCCGCAGTGGATCCCCTGGACTCCACCAGCAGGATTCTCGATCCGAACATTCTTGGACAAGAACACTACCAGGTTGCGCGGGATGTTCAGCTTGCGCTTCAGCGCTACAAGGACCTGCAGGACATTATCGCGATTCTCGGTATGGACGAACTCAGCGAAGAGGACAAGCTCACGGTGCAGCGCGCCCGGAAGATTCAGCGCTTCCTGAGCCAGCCCTTCTTTGTTGCGGAAGCCTTTACGGGAACCCCCGGTATCTATGTGAAACTGGAAGACACGATTCGCAGCTTCAAGGAACTGGTGGAGGGCAAGTGGGATCACCTGCCCGAGCAGGCCTTCTACTATGTGGGAAGCATCGAGGAAGCTGCGAAAAAGGCCGAGGAGATGGGGGTGAAGAGTGCCTAG